GACGGTCGTGATCTATGCCGGCGTCAACGGCTATCTCGATCCGCTGCCGGTCAACAAGGTTCGCGCCTTCGAGGACGGGCTGCTCTCGCTGGTGCGCGGCAAGCACGCCGACCTGCTGAACGAGATCGGCTCCTCGAAGGACCTTTCGGACGCGAACGCCGCGAAGCTGAAGGGGATCGTCGAGGGCTACGCCAAGTCCTTCGCCTGATCTTTGCGAGCGCAGCGAGGCAATCCAGTCCCGCTGCGCCAGTTCTGGATTGCTTCGTCATTGCGCCCTCGCAATGACGGATAGGGGATCAAGACCGGATGCCGTCCCTTAAGGACCTACGCAACCGCATCGCCTCGGTGAAGGCGACGCAGAAGATCACCAAGGCCATGCAGATGGTCGCGGCAGCCAAGCTGCGCCGCGCCCAGAGCGCGGCCGAGGCGGCGCGTCCCTATGCCGAGCGCATGGAGACGGTGCTGGCGAACCTCGCCTCAGGCATCTCCGGGCCGGGCGCGCCGAAGCTGATCGGCGGGACGGGCTCCGACAAGGTGCACCTGCTCGTGGTCTGCACGGCCGAGCGCGGCCTTTGCGGCGCCTTCAACTCCTCGATCGCCCGCCTCGCCCGTGACAAGGCGAATGCGCTCAAGGCCGAGGGCAAGACGGTCAAGTTCGTCTGCGTCGGCAAGAAGGGTTTCGACATCCTGCGCAGGCAGTTTGCGGCCGACATCCTCGAGGTGATCGACCTGCGCGCCTTCAAGCAGCTCGGCTTCGCCAATGCCGAGGCGATCGCGCAGAGCGTCCTGACGCGCTTTGCCGCCGGGGAGTTCGACGTCGCGACGCTGTTCTTCTCGAAGTTCAAGTCGGTGATCTCGCAGATCCCGACGGCGCAGCGCATCATCCCGGCTGAGATCCCGGCTGGCACCAAGACGATGAGCGCCGTGTACGACTACGAGCCGGAAGAGAGCGAGATCCTCGAGACGCTGCTGCCGCGCAACCTCACGGTGCAGGTGCTGCGGGCGATCCTGGAGAACGCCGCCTCCGAGCAGGGCGCGCGCATGTCGGCGATGGACTCCGCCACGCGCAACGCCGGCGAGATGATCAAGAAGCAGACGCAGCTGTACAACCGCTCGCGTCAGGCGATGATCACCAAGGAACTGATCGAGATCATCTCCGGCGCGGAAGCGCTCTAACCGCCTAACTTCAGGCCGGCGTGCCGGCCATCCGACACGCTGAACGCGAATCCGAGGTTCGAACCATGGCCAAAGCCGCTACCAAGACCAAGACCGACAAGCCCGCCAACACCGGCACCGGCCGCGTCGCGCAGGTCATCGGCGCCGTCGTCGACGTGCAGTTCGACGGCGTGCTGCCCGAGATCCTGAACGCGCTCGAGACCGACAATCTCGGCAACCGCCTCGTCCTCGAGGTCGCCCAGCATCTCGGCGAGAACACGGTCCGCACCATCGCCATGGACTCGACCGAAGGTCTGGTCCGCGGCCAGGCCGTGACCGACACCGGCGCCCCGATCGCGGTTCCGGTCGGCGACGAGTGCCTCGGCCGCATCATGAACGTCATCGGCGAGCCGGTCGACGAGGCCGGCCCGATCAAGACCTCGGGCACCCGCGCCATCCACCAGCCGGCTCCGAGCTATGCCGATCAGGCGACGGAAGCGCAGATCCTGGTCACCGGCATCAAGGTCGTCGACCTGCTGGCGCCTTACGCCAAGGGCGGCAAGATCGGCCTGTTCGGTGGCGCCGGCGTCGGCAAGACCGTGCTGATCATGGAGCTGATCAACAACGTCGCGAAGGCCCATGGCGGCTACTCGGTGTTCGCTGGCGTCGGCGAGCGTACCCGCGAGGGCAACGACCTCTATCACGAGATGATCGAGTCGGGCGTGAACAAGAAGGGCGGCGGCGAAGGCTCCAAGTGCGCCCTCGTCTACGGCCAGATGAACGAGCCCCCGGGCGCCCGCATGCGCGTCGCCCTGTCCGGCCTGACCGTGGCGGAAGACTTCCGCGACCGTGGCCAGGACGTGCTGTTCTTCGTCGACAACATCTTCCGCTTCACCCAGGCGGGCTCGGAAGTGTCGGCGCTGCTCGGCCGCATTCCGTCGGCGGTGGGCTATCAGCCGACGCTCGCCACCGACATGGGCAACCTGCAGGAGCGGATCACCACCACCAACAAGGGCTCGATCACCTCGGTGCAGGCGATCTACGTGCCGGCCGACGACCTGACCGACCCGGCGCCGGCGACCTCGTTCGCGCACCTTGACGCCACGACCGTGCTCTCGCGCTCGATCGCGGAAAAGGGCATCTACCCGGCGGTCGACCCGCTCGACTCGACCTCGCGCATGCTCTCTGCGGCGATCGTCGGCGAGGAGCACTATTCGATCGCCCGCCAGGTCCAGCAGATTCTCCAGCGCTATAAGGCGCTGCAGGACATCATCGCGATCCTGGGCATGGACGAGCTCTCGGAAGAGGACAAGCTCGCCGTCGCCCGCGCCCGCAAGATCGAGCGCTTCCTGTCGCAGCCCTTCTTCGTCGCCGAAGTCTTCACCGGTTCGCCGGGCAAGCTCGTCGCGCTCGAAGATACGATCAAGGGCTTCAAGGGCCTGGTCGAGGGCAAGTACGACCACCTGCCGGAAGCCGCCTTCTACATGGTCGGTTCGATCGAGGAAGCGGTCGAGAAGGCCCAGCGCCTGGCTGCCGAGGCGGCGTAAGCTTCACGGGCCGGTCCGGTCGGCCTTGGCCGACCGGAAGATCCGACGAACGTCATTCTCGGGTCTGGCCCGGGAATCTCTGGACGGGAAGACACTGGTTTCAGAGATGGCCGGGCCCGCCCCGACCATGACGAGCCTGGAGAGATTTTGCGATGGCCACCTTCACATTTGAACTCGTCTCGCCGGAACGCATCCTGTTCTCGGGCGATGCCGTCAGCGTCATCGTGCCGTCAGTCGAGGGCGAGATGACCGTGCTCGCCGGTCACGCGCCGGTCGTTGCCGTGCTGAAGCCCGGCATCGTCCTGGTCCAGACCGACTCGAGCAATGGCAAGGAATTCTTCGTCTCTGGCGGCCTCGCCGAGATCAACGCGACGAGCGTCACCATCCTGGCCGAGCAGGCCCGCTTCCTCGAGGACGTCGACAACGCTGTCCTCGACGCGGAGATTCTGACCGCCGAGACCCGCCATGCCGGTTCGCATGACGAAGCTGAGAAGAAGCGCCTGCACGACCAGCTCGTCCAGCTGCGCGAATTCAAGGGCGTGTTCGAGCAGCGCAAGGCTGCCTGAGGCTGCCTCGCGACGCGTGACGAGATGCAAGGGGCCGCGCAAGCGGCCCTTTTTCGTTGGGTCTGAAGGCGAGGATCAGGTCATCGGCTTGGCGAACGCGGCAAAAGCCGCGACCACTTTCTCGTAGACCGCCCGCTTGAACGGCACGACGCGCTCCGGCATCTGCGCCAGCCGCAGCCAGGCCCATTCCGAGAACTCCGCCGGCTCGTCGCCGTTCGGCTGGGTGATGTCGAACTCGGCCTCGTTGCCGGTGAAGCGGAAGGCGACCCAGCGCTGACGCTGGCCGCGGAAGGCGGTCAATTTATGCGGCGGGCCGGCATAGGCGGGGAAGTCGTAAGCCCACCATTCTTGCGTGGCGGCGAGGAATGCGGCGCTGGTCACCCCGGTTTCTTCGGCCAGCTC
This genomic interval from Bosea sp. 29B contains the following:
- a CDS encoding F0F1 ATP synthase subunit gamma; its protein translation is MPSLKDLRNRIASVKATQKITKAMQMVAAAKLRRAQSAAEAARPYAERMETVLANLASGISGPGAPKLIGGTGSDKVHLLVVCTAERGLCGAFNSSIARLARDKANALKAEGKTVKFVCVGKKGFDILRRQFAADILEVIDLRAFKQLGFANAEAIAQSVLTRFAAGEFDVATLFFSKFKSVISQIPTAQRIIPAEIPAGTKTMSAVYDYEPEESEILETLLPRNLTVQVLRAILENAASEQGARMSAMDSATRNAGEMIKKQTQLYNRSRQAMITKELIEIISGAEAL
- the atpD gene encoding F0F1 ATP synthase subunit beta gives rise to the protein MAKAATKTKTDKPANTGTGRVAQVIGAVVDVQFDGVLPEILNALETDNLGNRLVLEVAQHLGENTVRTIAMDSTEGLVRGQAVTDTGAPIAVPVGDECLGRIMNVIGEPVDEAGPIKTSGTRAIHQPAPSYADQATEAQILVTGIKVVDLLAPYAKGGKIGLFGGAGVGKTVLIMELINNVAKAHGGYSVFAGVGERTREGNDLYHEMIESGVNKKGGGEGSKCALVYGQMNEPPGARMRVALSGLTVAEDFRDRGQDVLFFVDNIFRFTQAGSEVSALLGRIPSAVGYQPTLATDMGNLQERITTTNKGSITSVQAIYVPADDLTDPAPATSFAHLDATTVLSRSIAEKGIYPAVDPLDSTSRMLSAAIVGEEHYSIARQVQQILQRYKALQDIIAILGMDELSEEDKLAVARARKIERFLSQPFFVAEVFTGSPGKLVALEDTIKGFKGLVEGKYDHLPEAAFYMVGSIEEAVEKAQRLAAEAA
- a CDS encoding F0F1 ATP synthase subunit epsilon, producing the protein MATFTFELVSPERILFSGDAVSVIVPSVEGEMTVLAGHAPVVAVLKPGIVLVQTDSSNGKEFFVSGGLAEINATSVTILAEQARFLEDVDNAVLDAEILTAETRHAGSHDEAEKKRLHDQLVQLREFKGVFEQRKAA
- a CDS encoding RNA pyrophosphohydrolase, coding for MASSLPYRPNVGIALFDTEGRVFAGRSHSAGPETILPGFDWQMPQGGIDANEDIVAAARRELAEETGVTSAAFLAATQEWWAYDFPAYAGPPHKLTAFRGQRQRWVAFRFTGNEAEFDITQPNGDEPAEFSEWAWLRLAQMPERVVPFKRAVYEKVVAAFAAFAKPMT